A DNA window from Sphingomonas profundi contains the following coding sequences:
- the recQ gene encoding DNA helicase RecQ, which yields MPTPHEALHTTFGYTDFRGRQRDVIDRVMVGAHTLAVMPTGAGKSLTYQIPALCRPGTGLVISPLIALMHDQVRSAEAVGIRAAALTSADDNRDETLARFRAGELDLLYAAPERASTDGFRRLIDRVPLALIAIDEAHCVSEWGHDFRPDYRLLRGLVEAHPEIPRLALTATADRHTRADILAQLGIPEEGLVLAGFDRPNIRYAISPRDGLPQQLKALVREHPGPGIVYAPSRDATERLAATLAEAGRPARAYHAGLDAAVRARNQRDFVASEDMVMCATIAFGMGIDKPDVRFVAHAGLPKSIEAYYQETGRAGRDGDPAVAHLFWGADDFSRARRRISEEVGADRQEGERQRLNALGALVEAATCRRAILLRHFGEDPPERCGNCDNCLSPPASLDATEAARKLLSAAFRTEMRFGITHLADVLAGRDTERVRQFGHDKLSVFGIADETELRLVKPVARALLARDALRADEFGGLSFGPAARAILKGEVPVAIVKPPARSTAKRRGGTDDGPADPLFEALRATRREIAKEQGVPPYVVFHDATLREMAAFRPGSLHALGQISGVGARKLDAYGDAFLAAIRNHG from the coding sequence ATGCCCACGCCCCACGAAGCTCTTCACACCACATTCGGCTATACCGACTTCCGCGGCCGCCAGCGCGACGTGATCGATCGCGTGATGGTCGGCGCGCACACCTTGGCCGTGATGCCGACGGGCGCCGGCAAGTCGCTGACCTACCAGATCCCGGCGCTGTGCCGCCCCGGCACCGGCCTCGTCATCTCGCCGCTGATCGCGCTGATGCACGATCAGGTGCGATCCGCCGAGGCGGTGGGCATCCGCGCCGCCGCCCTCACCTCCGCCGACGACAATCGCGACGAGACGCTCGCCCGCTTCCGCGCGGGCGAGCTGGACCTGCTCTACGCAGCGCCGGAGCGCGCCTCGACCGACGGTTTCCGCCGGCTGATCGATCGCGTGCCGCTCGCCCTGATCGCCATCGACGAGGCGCATTGCGTTTCCGAGTGGGGGCATGATTTCCGCCCCGACTATCGCCTGCTGCGCGGGCTGGTGGAGGCGCATCCGGAGATCCCGCGCCTGGCCCTCACCGCCACCGCCGATCGCCACACGCGGGCGGACATATTGGCGCAGCTGGGCATACCGGAGGAGGGGCTGGTGCTCGCCGGGTTCGACCGGCCGAACATCCGCTACGCCATCTCCCCACGAGACGGCCTGCCGCAGCAGTTGAAGGCGCTGGTGCGCGAGCATCCCGGCCCCGGCATCGTCTACGCGCCCAGCCGCGACGCCACCGAGCGGCTGGCCGCCACCTTGGCCGAGGCGGGGCGGCCGGCGCGCGCCTATCATGCCGGGCTCGATGCCGCCGTGCGGGCGCGCAACCAGCGCGATTTCGTCGCGTCGGAGGATATGGTGATGTGCGCCACGATCGCCTTCGGCATGGGCATCGACAAGCCGGACGTGCGCTTCGTCGCCCATGCCGGCCTGCCCAAATCGATCGAGGCCTATTATCAGGAGACCGGCCGCGCCGGCCGCGACGGCGACCCGGCTGTGGCCCACCTGTTCTGGGGGGCGGACGATTTCAGCCGCGCCCGCCGCCGGATCTCCGAGGAGGTGGGCGCGGACCGGCAGGAGGGTGAGCGGCAGCGGCTGAACGCGCTGGGCGCGCTGGTGGAGGCGGCGACGTGCCGCCGCGCGATCCTGCTGCGCCACTTCGGCGAGGATCCGCCGGAGCGGTGCGGCAATTGCGACAATTGCCTGAGCCCGCCCGCCTCGCTGGATGCCACGGAGGCGGCGCGCAAGCTGCTCTCCGCCGCCTTCCGCACCGAGATGCGCTTCGGCATCACCCATCTGGCCGACGTGCTGGCGGGCCGGGATACCGAGAGGGTGCGCCAGTTCGGCCACGACAAGCTCTCCGTGTTCGGCATCGCCGACGAGACGGAGCTGCGCCTGGTCAAGCCGGTCGCGCGGGCGCTGCTGGCGCGCGATGCGCTGCGCGCGGACGAGTTTGGCGGCCTCTCCTTCGGGCCGGCGGCGCGCGCCATCCTGAAGGGCGAGGTGCCGGTGGCGATCGTCAAGCCGCCGGCGCGCAGCACCGCCAAGCGACGCGGCGGCACCGACGACGGGCCGGCCGACCCGCTGTTCGAGGCGCTGCGCGCGACCCGCCGGGAGATCGCGAAGGAGCAGGGCGTGCCGCCCTACGTCGTGTTCCACGATGCCACGCTGCGCGAGATGGCGGCGTTCCGCCCGGGCTCGCTGCACGCGCTCGGCCAGATCAGCGGCGTCGGCGCGCGCAAGCTGGACGCCTATGGCGACGCCTTCCTCGCCGCCATCCGGAACCACGGATAG
- a CDS encoding PRC-barrel domain-containing protein — translation MSDKPDSAIEPTNLLLASNKVDGTKVVTRDGASLGSVHSFMINKRTGQATYAVLSLGGFLGMGKSFYPLPFESLAYDHVADGYVVTIDKRLLEGGPSWASNAPEFNQAYADRVANYYGVAPVDLSL, via the coding sequence ATGTCCGATAAGCCAGACTCCGCCATCGAGCCCACCAACCTGCTGCTCGCCTCCAACAAGGTGGACGGAACCAAGGTGGTGACGCGCGACGGTGCGTCGCTGGGCAGCGTCCACAGCTTCATGATCAACAAGCGGACGGGGCAGGCGACCTACGCCGTGCTCAGCCTCGGTGGCTTCCTGGGGATGGGCAAGAGCTTCTATCCGCTGCCGTTCGAGAGCCTGGCCTACGATCATGTCGCCGACGGCTATGTCGTGACGATCGACAAGCGCCTGCTGGAGGGTGGGCCAAGCTGGGCGAGCAACGCGCCGGAGTTCAACCAGGCCTATGCCGATCGGGTCGCGAACTATTACGGCGTGGCGCCGGTCGACCTCTCGCTCTAG
- a CDS encoding ABCB family ABC transporter ATP-binding protein/permease, which yields MPPDRPTATAMPEQGFAILRRFVPYLWPADAPALKARVAVSLLLVLVAKATVLVMPFAYKAAIDRMTPGAEPAVMLAVALVAAYAGARFGGVLFDNLRNTIFERVGQDAARRLSEDVFRHLHALSLRFHLNRRTGAVTKVVERGTKSIDTMLYFLLFNIAPTIIELTAVCVIFLVKFGWGLVAATLVMVCAYVAFTRVVTDWRTRMRREMVEHDTHAVARAVDSLLNYETVKYFSAEEREARRYDAAVRSYTDAAVKNQASLGALNIGQSLITNLMMAGAMGYTVWGWSRGIFTTGDVVLVNTLLAQLFRPLDMLGMVYREIRQGLIDMEAMFGLIDTPTEVSDAADAAPLAVSGGAVRFEGVDFAYDPERSILRDVDLAIPAGRTLAVVGPSGAGKSTLARLLYRFYEVSGGRITIDGQDIRGVTQASLRARIGIVPQDTVLFNDTIGYNIGYGREGASQAEIEAAARGAAIHDFILSLPQGYETRVGERGLKLSGGEKQRVAIARTLLKNPPILILDEATSALDSRTEAAIQDTLERISERRTTIVIAHRLSTVVHADEIVVLEAGRVAERGTHAALLEARGLYAEMWTRQQAEREAGVAEEMADA from the coding sequence ATGCCGCCCGATCGCCCGACCGCCACCGCCATGCCCGAGCAGGGCTTCGCCATCCTCCGCCGCTTCGTCCCCTATCTGTGGCCGGCCGATGCGCCGGCGCTGAAGGCGCGGGTGGCGGTATCGCTGCTGCTGGTGCTGGTGGCGAAGGCCACGGTGCTGGTGATGCCGTTCGCCTACAAGGCCGCGATCGATCGCATGACGCCGGGGGCCGAACCGGCGGTGATGCTGGCCGTGGCGCTGGTGGCGGCCTATGCCGGCGCGCGCTTCGGCGGCGTGCTGTTCGACAATCTGCGCAACACCATCTTCGAGCGGGTGGGGCAGGATGCCGCCCGCCGGCTGAGCGAGGACGTGTTCCGCCACCTGCACGCGCTCTCGCTGCGCTTCCACCTCAACCGGCGGACCGGCGCCGTGACCAAGGTGGTGGAGCGCGGCACCAAGAGCATCGACACGATGCTCTACTTCCTGCTGTTCAACATCGCGCCGACGATCATCGAGCTGACCGCCGTCTGCGTGATCTTCCTCGTGAAGTTCGGCTGGGGGCTGGTGGCGGCCACGCTGGTGATGGTCTGCGCCTATGTCGCCTTCACCCGCGTGGTGACGGACTGGCGGACGCGGATGCGCCGCGAGATGGTGGAGCACGATACCCACGCCGTCGCGCGCGCGGTCGATTCGCTCCTGAACTACGAGACGGTCAAATATTTCAGCGCGGAGGAGCGCGAGGCGCGCCGCTACGACGCGGCGGTGCGCAGCTACACCGATGCGGCGGTGAAGAATCAGGCGTCGCTCGGCGCGCTCAACATCGGCCAGTCGCTCATCACCAACCTGATGATGGCGGGCGCGATGGGCTATACCGTGTGGGGGTGGAGCCGCGGGATCTTCACCACGGGCGACGTGGTGCTGGTGAACACGCTGCTGGCCCAGCTCTTCCGGCCGCTCGACATGCTGGGCATGGTCTATCGCGAGATCCGCCAGGGGCTGATCGACATGGAGGCGATGTTCGGCCTGATCGACACGCCGACCGAGGTGTCCGACGCGGCCGACGCCGCGCCCCTGGCGGTGAGCGGCGGCGCGGTGCGGTTCGAGGGCGTGGACTTCGCCTACGATCCCGAGCGATCGATCCTGCGCGACGTGGATCTGGCGATCCCGGCCGGGCGGACGCTGGCGGTGGTCGGCCCGTCCGGCGCGGGCAAGTCCACCCTCGCGCGGCTGCTCTACCGCTTCTACGAGGTATCGGGCGGGCGCATCACGATCGACGGGCAGGACATTCGCGGCGTGACGCAGGCCTCCCTGCGCGCGCGGATCGGCATCGTGCCGCAGGATACCGTGCTGTTCAACGACACGATCGGCTACAATATCGGCTATGGCCGGGAAGGCGCGAGCCAGGCGGAGATCGAGGCGGCGGCGCGGGGGGCCGCGATCCACGACTTCATCCTCTCGCTGCCGCAGGGCTATGAGACGCGCGTCGGCGAGCGCGGGCTGAAGCTGTCCGGCGGGGAGAAGCAGCGCGTGGCGATCGCCCGCACCCTGCTCAAGAATCCGCCGATCCTGATCCTCGACGAGGCGACGTCCGCGCTGGACAGCCGCACCGAGGCGGCGATCCAGGACACGCTGGAGCGCATATCGGAGCGGCGGACCACGATCGTCATCGCTCACCGCCTCTCCACCGTGGTCCATGCCGACGAGATCGTCGTGCTGGAGGCGGGCCGCGTGGCGGAGCGCGGCACCCACGCGGCGCTGCTGGAGGCGCGCGGCCTCTACGCCGAGATGTGGACCCGCCAGCAGGCCGAGCGCGAGGCGGGCGTCGCCGAGGAGATGGCGGACGCGTGA
- a CDS encoding phospholipase D-like domain-containing protein: protein MPYRSIVRRLVRILAPILLTVAILVGGWQLYLSTPEPVLDVSAGARGPTIGAVYFGGPDQPVGRLRQVLLDRIRATPPGEAITWATYYFLDPELARALIAASDRGVKVILVVEGDPRLETANNQVLAMLRRHSLHGGLVVRRPPGFPFEEVSGKLHIKIYAFSYPRPSALVGSFNPSGGGGGDAATIREIGDQDRGHNLLVEIASRPLIDRLVAHVHLLAENGGSVDRFSIENNRIVRDRDTALYFYPRLRADIVEQAIDRLGPGDHLWAAVSHLKNETVGNLIDAAERGATLDLIVHDTERRVPQRAIDRLTRAGVLVRRFRTADGLPMHAKFFVLEQAGRRTAYFGSLNFNRNSRLLNDELLVASTDAGLSARLLRRFVVMDREVDRQPVAGSRTGR from the coding sequence TTGCCATACCGATCCATCGTCCGCCGTCTCGTTCGCATCCTGGCCCCGATCCTCCTGACCGTCGCAATCCTTGTCGGCGGCTGGCAACTCTACCTCAGCACGCCCGAACCCGTGCTCGACGTGAGCGCCGGCGCGCGCGGGCCGACGATCGGGGCGGTCTATTTCGGCGGGCCGGACCAGCCGGTCGGCCGGCTGCGGCAGGTGCTGCTCGATCGCATTCGCGCCACCCCGCCGGGCGAGGCGATCACGTGGGCGACCTATTATTTCCTCGATCCGGAACTGGCCCGCGCGCTGATCGCCGCCAGCGATCGCGGCGTGAAGGTGATTCTGGTGGTGGAAGGCGATCCCCGCCTGGAGACCGCCAACAATCAGGTGCTGGCGATGCTGCGGCGGCACAGCCTGCACGGCGGCCTCGTAGTCCGCCGGCCGCCCGGCTTCCCGTTCGAGGAGGTCAGCGGCAAGCTGCACATCAAGATCTACGCCTTCTCCTATCCAAGGCCCTCGGCGCTCGTCGGATCGTTCAACCCGTCCGGCGGCGGCGGGGGCGATGCCGCCACGATCCGCGAGATCGGCGATCAGGATCGCGGCCACAATCTGCTGGTGGAGATCGCCAGCCGGCCGCTGATCGACCGGCTCGTCGCCCACGTCCATCTGCTGGCGGAGAATGGCGGGTCGGTCGACCGCTTCTCGATCGAGAACAACCGCATCGTGCGCGATCGTGACACGGCGCTCTACTTCTACCCCCGGCTGCGCGCCGACATCGTCGAGCAGGCGATCGACCGGCTGGGCCCGGGCGATCATCTGTGGGCCGCCGTCTCCCACCTGAAGAACGAGACGGTGGGCAATCTGATCGACGCGGCAGAACGCGGCGCGACGCTGGACCTGATCGTCCACGATACGGAGCGGCGCGTGCCGCAGCGGGCGATCGACCGGCTGACACGGGCCGGCGTCCTCGTCCGCCGCTTCCGCACGGCGGACGGGCTGCCGATGCACGCGAAATTCTTCGTGCTGGAGCAGGCCGGCCGCCGCACCGCCTATTTCGGCAGCCTGAACTTCAATCGCAACTCGCGCCTGCTGAACGACGAGCTGCTCGTCGCCTCCACCGACGCCGGGCTCAGCGCCCGCCTGCTGCGCCGCTTCGTCGTGATGGACCGAGAGGTGGATCGCCAGCCCGTCGCCGGCAGCCGCACCGGGCGATAG
- a CDS encoding S24 family peptidase has translation MLATPETPRAALQRLIEERREDYAALSRMLGRNAAYIQQFIKRGTPRRLHEQDRATLARYFGVSETLLGGSDRIAGADLVPVPVLAVHASAGHGANVVGEERLGAVAFDPAWLRRLTKGATDGLSIIRVSGESMAPALADGDEVLVDRRDGAERLRDGIYVLRLDDSLMIKRLARQPQGRRITIGSDNPAFPSWQDVDPARIDILGRVLWYGRTLA, from the coding sequence ATGCTCGCCACGCCGGAAACGCCACGGGCCGCGCTGCAGCGCCTGATTGAGGAACGGCGCGAGGATTATGCGGCCCTGTCGCGGATGCTGGGGCGCAACGCCGCCTATATCCAGCAGTTCATCAAGCGCGGCACTCCCCGGCGCCTGCACGAGCAGGATCGCGCGACGCTGGCGCGCTATTTCGGCGTGAGCGAGACGCTGCTCGGCGGCTCCGATCGGATCGCCGGCGCCGATCTGGTGCCCGTGCCGGTGCTGGCGGTGCACGCCTCCGCCGGCCACGGCGCGAACGTGGTCGGCGAGGAGCGGCTGGGCGCGGTCGCCTTCGATCCCGCCTGGCTGCGCCGGCTGACGAAGGGCGCCACGGACGGTCTCTCGATCATCCGGGTCAGCGGCGAATCGATGGCGCCGGCGCTGGCCGACGGCGACGAGGTGCTGGTCGACCGCCGCGACGGGGCCGAGCGGCTGCGCGACGGCATCTACGTGCTCCGCCTGGACGACAGCCTGATGATCAAGCGGCTGGCGCGCCAGCCGCAGGGCCGGCGCATCACGATCGGCAGCGACAATCCCGCCTTTCCGAGCTGGCAGGATGTCGACCCCGCCCGCATCGACATCCTCGGCCGGGTGCTGTGGTACGGCCGCACGCTGGCCTGA
- a CDS encoding M16 family metallopeptidase, with translation MVRPFIVSLAATLLATSALAAPAKMAEPAPVASLVQAVKIPYSQFTLPNGLRVIVSEDRKAPVVAVSVWYHIGSKDEPKGKTGFAHLFEHLMFNGSENANDDFFKPLETVGATDYNGTTWFDRTNYFETVPTGALDLALFLESDRMGHLLGAIDKTKLDNQRAVVQNEKRQGDNEPYGLVEYAQLNTLFPEGHPYHHSTIGSMADLDAASLEDVKNWFRAHYGPNNAVLVLAGDIDRKTAEAKVKQWFGAIPRGPETARPEVTVPTLPKPVDQVMKDRVATTRIYRNWVAPGLNDPDAVPLDIALTIIGGLSSSRLDNSLVRKDKVAVSTSAGLQEFEKISLIEITANVKPGVDAAGVATKLDAQIAAFLKDGPTADEVKRAATREVAGRISGLESVGGFGGKAVTLAEGAVYSNDPDKYAKDLAEYAAATPQTVLAAARKWLGRPVYRLTVEPGERSAADMAAAGGGMARGPFYYRDPKQGGAAAPAASMAAPVAKPAPPPAPKQAPGPSRTAPPVQPIGDLVFPAIERATLSNGIEVVLARRTTVPTVRVSVAFDAGNAADPKAKLGTEALTVALLDEGTTTRDSIRIAEEQERLGATISSAAGMDSTSVSLFALKPNLAPSLDLLADVIQNPSFKPEEVERLRGQLLARIAAEKTQPNSIALRELPPLLYGPAHPYGIPFTGSGTEAGMKAATRADLVAFQQAWLRPDNAKIFVAGDITLAELTPLLEARFGTWKAPAVPKGTKLFRQDRMARPSRIVLIDRPQSPQSLILAGEVLPVKGTDDPIALITANEVLGGSFTSRLNMDLREDKGWAYGVGTQVRMVKENAPLIVYAPVQTDRTGDSIKAMLADMSAFLSTKGIDPDERDRMVNNSVRSLPGSFETSGDLLGAIMRNALYGRPDDYYTRLADRYRALTPAALDTAARAAIDPKRLIWVVVGDAAKVRPQLDGVGLPVEVVKPSD, from the coding sequence ATGGTCCGTCCCTTCATCGTATCGCTTGCCGCCACCCTCCTCGCCACCTCCGCGCTGGCCGCGCCCGCGAAGATGGCGGAGCCGGCGCCCGTCGCCTCGCTGGTGCAGGCGGTGAAGATTCCGTACAGCCAGTTTACCCTGCCGAACGGCCTGCGCGTGATCGTGAGCGAGGATCGCAAGGCGCCCGTCGTCGCCGTGTCGGTATGGTATCATATCGGCTCCAAGGACGAGCCGAAGGGCAAGACCGGCTTCGCCCACCTGTTCGAGCATCTGATGTTCAACGGGTCCGAGAACGCCAACGACGACTTCTTCAAGCCGCTGGAGACGGTCGGCGCGACCGACTATAACGGCACGACCTGGTTCGACCGCACCAACTATTTCGAGACGGTGCCGACCGGCGCGCTCGATCTGGCGCTGTTCCTCGAATCGGATCGCATGGGCCATCTGCTGGGCGCGATCGACAAGACCAAGCTCGATAACCAGCGCGCGGTGGTGCAGAACGAGAAGCGGCAGGGCGACAACGAACCCTATGGCCTCGTCGAATATGCCCAGCTGAACACGCTGTTCCCGGAAGGGCATCCGTACCACCACTCGACCATCGGTTCGATGGCGGATCTGGACGCGGCCAGCCTGGAGGATGTGAAGAACTGGTTCCGCGCCCATTACGGGCCGAACAACGCCGTGCTGGTGCTGGCCGGCGACATCGACCGGAAGACGGCCGAGGCCAAGGTGAAGCAGTGGTTCGGCGCCATCCCGCGCGGACCCGAGACGGCGCGGCCGGAGGTGACGGTGCCGACGCTGCCGAAGCCCGTCGATCAGGTGATGAAGGACCGCGTGGCGACGACGCGGATCTACCGCAACTGGGTGGCGCCCGGCCTCAACGATCCGGACGCAGTGCCGCTGGACATCGCGCTGACGATCATCGGCGGCCTCTCCTCCTCCCGGCTCGACAACAGCCTAGTGCGCAAGGACAAGGTGGCCGTCAGCACCTCCGCCGGGCTGCAGGAGTTCGAGAAGATCTCGCTGATCGAGATCACCGCGAACGTGAAGCCGGGCGTCGACGCGGCGGGGGTGGCGACGAAGCTGGACGCGCAGATCGCCGCCTTCCTGAAGGACGGCCCCACTGCCGACGAGGTGAAGCGGGCGGCGACGCGCGAGGTGGCCGGGCGCATCTCCGGCCTGGAGTCGGTCGGCGGGTTCGGCGGCAAGGCCGTCACTCTGGCCGAAGGCGCGGTCTATTCGAACGATCCGGACAAATATGCCAAGGATCTGGCCGAATATGCCGCCGCCACGCCGCAGACGGTGCTGGCGGCGGCGCGCAAGTGGCTCGGCCGGCCGGTCTACCGGCTGACGGTGGAGCCCGGCGAGCGCAGCGCCGCCGACATGGCCGCCGCCGGCGGCGGCATGGCGCGTGGGCCGTTTTACTATCGCGATCCGAAGCAGGGCGGCGCCGCCGCACCCGCCGCGTCGATGGCCGCCCCTGTCGCGAAACCGGCGCCGCCACCGGCGCCGAAACAGGCGCCCGGCCCGTCCCGCACGGCGCCGCCGGTGCAGCCGATCGGCGACCTGGTGTTCCCCGCGATCGAGCGCGCGACACTTTCGAACGGGATCGAGGTGGTGCTGGCGCGGCGCACCACGGTGCCCACGGTGCGCGTCTCCGTGGCGTTCGACGCGGGCAACGCCGCCGATCCGAAGGCGAAGCTCGGCACCGAGGCGCTGACCGTGGCGCTGTTGGACGAGGGCACCACCACCCGCGATTCGATCCGCATCGCCGAGGAGCAGGAGCGGCTGGGCGCCACCATCTCCTCGGCCGCGGGCATGGACAGCACCTCCGTCAGCCTGTTCGCGCTGAAGCCCAACCTCGCCCCCTCGCTCGATCTGCTCGCCGACGTGATCCAGAACCCGTCGTTCAAGCCGGAGGAGGTGGAGCGCCTGCGCGGCCAGCTGCTCGCCCGCATCGCCGCCGAGAAGACGCAGCCGAACAGCATCGCGCTGCGCGAACTGCCGCCGCTGCTCTACGGCCCGGCCCACCCCTACGGCATCCCGTTCACCGGATCGGGAACGGAAGCGGGCATGAAGGCGGCGACGCGCGCCGACCTCGTCGCCTTCCAGCAGGCGTGGCTGCGGCCGGACAATGCGAAGATCTTCGTCGCGGGCGACATCACGCTGGCGGAACTGACGCCGCTGCTGGAGGCGCGCTTCGGCACGTGGAAGGCGCCGGCGGTGCCCAAGGGCACCAAGCTGTTCCGCCAGGACCGGATGGCGCGGCCCAGCCGGATCGTGCTGATCGACCGGCCGCAGAGCCCGCAGTCGCTGATCCTGGCGGGCGAGGTGCTGCCGGTGAAGGGCACCGACGATCCGATCGCGCTGATCACCGCCAACGAGGTGCTAGGCGGCAGCTTCACCTCGCGCCTCAACATGGATCTGCGCGAGGACAAGGGCTGGGCCTACGGCGTCGGCACGCAGGTGCGGATGGTGAAGGAGAATGCGCCGCTGATCGTCTACGCGCCGGTGCAGACCGATCGCACCGGCGATTCGATCAAGGCGATGCTGGCCGACATGAGCGCCTTCCTCTCCACCAAGGGCATCGATCCCGACGAGCGGGACCGGATGGTCAACAATTCGGTGCGGTCGCTGCCCGGCAGCTTCGAGACGTCGGGCGATCTGCTCGGCGCGATTATGCGCAACGCGCTCTACGGCCGGCCGGACGATTATTATACGCGCCTGGCGGATCGCTATCGCGCGCTGACGCCGGCGGCGCTGGATACGGCGGCGCGGGCGGCGATCGATCCCAAGCGGCTGATCTGGGTGGTGGTGGGCGATGCCGCCAAGGTGCGGCCGCAGCTTGACGGCGTCGGCCTTCCGGTCGAAGTGGTCAAGCCGAGCGATTGA
- a CDS encoding DUF1003 domain-containing protein, translating into MSRKRDVSTLAKHYLGRAPDSLDREETRVLHSFAENQPISRDVGEQAETVSTFWDRLADRVAAIGGSWAFIFTFMAVLIGWMLLNTDVLAHWHMQFDPYPYIFLNLMLSMIAALQAPVIMMSQNRQAAQDRLAASHDYEVNLRAELEIMRLHEKIDAIRIEHLEALTQQQHAMMELLAKRS; encoded by the coding sequence ATGAGCCGCAAACGGGACGTGAGCACGCTGGCAAAGCATTATCTGGGCCGCGCGCCGGACTCGCTGGATCGGGAGGAGACGCGCGTCCTGCACAGCTTCGCCGAGAACCAGCCCATCAGCCGCGACGTGGGCGAGCAGGCCGAGACCGTCTCGACCTTCTGGGACCGGCTCGCCGATCGGGTGGCGGCGATCGGCGGTTCCTGGGCGTTCATCTTCACCTTCATGGCGGTGCTGATCGGGTGGATGCTGCTGAACACCGACGTGCTGGCCCACTGGCACATGCAGTTCGATCCCTATCCCTATATCTTCCTCAACCTCATGCTCTCGATGATCGCCGCGCTGCAGGCGCCCGTCATCATGATGAGCCAGAACCGCCAGGCCGCGCAGGACCGGCTGGCCGCGAGCCACGACTATGAGGTGAACCTCCGCGCCGAGCTGGAGATCATGCGCCTGCACGAGAAGATCGACGCGATCCGGATCGAGCATCTGGAGGCGCTGACGCAGCAGCAGCATGCGATGATGGAGCTTCTCGCGAAGCGGAGCTGA